From one Desulfuromonas acetoxidans DSM 684 genomic stretch:
- a CDS encoding glycosyltransferase family A protein encodes MTFSKTQQRYLQRHALSGPWTLEGVQGDKYRGAVVIPALAEGEVLWATLNTLLSQSGGWPDDWLVVVVINAREDSDAQQVDSNLKDLEQLRRGRFAPAPVSWVDASGGGCRLSIKRGGVGMARKLGCDLVLPYLADKGLLVHLDADCRVEDTYLTVIEDYFTRHEGGGVLPYCHPLPTTQPFRAAMICYELYLRCHRQGLQWAGSPYAYHAIGSTMVSTAEAYVKAGGMNCRQAGEDFYFLQQVAKISAVDYLEGTVVWPSSRISQRTPFGTGQVIAASEEDTLQQLYHPATYAVLRDWLRTATEHPQETSQQLLERAAAIDTVLHNFLLKEGFAERWRQLCRTHGTIERRLRAFHEWFDGLKSLRCIHALGETYPVAPAVEQVPRLFELWGWDACCDLEEALIQLRRQDLSWLAEGDAAFLLD; translated from the coding sequence ATGACTTTCTCTAAAACGCAACAACGCTATCTGCAACGCCACGCCTTGAGTGGGCCATGGACACTGGAAGGGGTGCAGGGAGATAAGTATCGTGGTGCGGTGGTGATTCCCGCTCTGGCAGAAGGGGAAGTGTTATGGGCAACCCTCAATACTCTGTTGAGTCAGAGCGGTGGCTGGCCGGACGACTGGCTGGTTGTTGTTGTGATCAATGCCCGCGAAGACAGTGATGCACAACAGGTGGATAGCAATCTGAAGGATCTTGAACAGTTACGTCGTGGGCGTTTTGCACCTGCGCCGGTAAGCTGGGTGGATGCGTCGGGTGGCGGCTGTCGCTTGTCGATCAAACGCGGAGGCGTCGGCATGGCACGCAAACTTGGTTGTGACTTGGTACTGCCTTATCTGGCTGATAAGGGTCTTCTGGTGCATCTGGATGCCGACTGCCGGGTGGAAGATACTTATCTGACGGTCATTGAAGACTATTTTACCCGCCATGAGGGGGGTGGCGTGCTGCCGTATTGTCATCCTTTGCCGACCACCCAACCGTTTCGTGCGGCCATGATCTGCTACGAGCTCTATCTGCGCTGTCACCGTCAAGGGTTGCAATGGGCGGGCTCGCCCTATGCTTATCATGCGATCGGCAGTACCATGGTCAGTACGGCTGAAGCTTATGTCAAAGCCGGTGGCATGAACTGCCGTCAGGCCGGGGAGGATTTCTATTTTCTTCAACAGGTGGCCAAGATCTCAGCTGTTGATTACCTCGAGGGCACGGTAGTGTGGCCGTCGTCTCGCATTTCGCAACGTACGCCCTTTGGTACTGGACAGGTAATTGCCGCCAGTGAAGAGGATACGCTACAGCAGCTTTACCATCCCGCCACCTATGCAGTGCTGCGTGATTGGTTGCGAACGGCCACTGAACACCCTCAGGAGACTTCCCAGCAGTTATTGGAACGGGCCGCCGCCATTGACACTGTGTTGCATAATTTTCTGCTCAAGGAAGGTTTTGCCGAGCGTTGGAGGCAGTTGTGTCGCACCCATGGAACCATAGAGCGCCGACTGCGGGCGTTTCACGAATGGTTTGACGGGTTAAAGAGCTTGCGCTGTATTCATGCTCTTGGCGAGACATATCCGGTTGCGCCGGCGGTTGAACAGGTGCCGCGGCTTTTTGAGTTGTGGGGATGGGACGCCTGTTGTGATCTGGAGGAGGCTTTGATTCAGTTGCGACGGCAGGATTTGTCGTGGTTGGCGGAAGGGGATGCGGCTTTTTTGTTGGATTAG
- a CDS encoding LrgB family protein: MSDSLLHTPLFGIALTLIIFQFASLFYRRFQHPLFNPVILTIIAIIVLLSVTGTPYDDYALGGDMILFLLGPAVVALGVPLYERRSEITHRLIPIAGGIIAGATASIVSASGIILLMGGSRQLALTMAPKSVTTPIAIGIADKIGAITPLTAAVVVLTGCFGALIGPSLCRLLRITDPASMGLAMGTAAHGIGTGRMLEIDVLGGAIAGLAIGLNGIATALLIPLLQGVLPPG; encoded by the coding sequence ATGAGCGACAGCCTACTGCATACGCCTCTGTTCGGCATTGCCCTGACCCTGATCATCTTTCAGTTTGCCAGTCTGTTTTATCGCCGTTTTCAGCATCCCTTGTTCAATCCGGTGATCCTGACCATCATCGCCATCATTGTTCTTCTCTCTGTGACCGGCACTCCATATGACGACTATGCCCTGGGCGGTGACATGATCCTGTTTCTGCTCGGTCCGGCCGTGGTGGCTCTGGGCGTACCACTCTATGAGCGCCGCAGTGAGATCACCCATCGGCTGATCCCGATTGCCGGGGGTATTATTGCCGGAGCCACGGCGTCAATTGTCAGCGCCTCGGGGATCATCCTGCTGATGGGTGGCAGTCGTCAGTTGGCCCTGACCATGGCACCCAAATCGGTGACCACGCCGATTGCCATCGGCATTGCTGACAAAATCGGCGCGATCACCCCGCTGACAGCGGCCGTTGTTGTACTGACCGGCTGCTTTGGCGCTCTGATCGGCCCGAGCCTTTGCCGCCTGCTGCGCATCACCGATCCGGCCTCCATGGGGTTGGCCATGGGCACCGCCGCGCATGGAATCGGCACCGGACGGATGTTGGAGATTGATGTGCTGGGTGGGGCGATTGCCGGATTGGCGATTGGGCTGAATGGGATTGCAACGGCGTTGTTGATTCCTTTGTTGCAGGGGGTGTTGCCACCGGGATAG
- a CDS encoding CidA/LrgA family protein encodes MIRGFAILLGFQYLGEVTATVLDLPLPGSVIGMVLLLFALRLEIIQLEWVRVAAQLLLDNLSMLFIPAGVGVMVYAELIQQQWLPLTLATTISTLVVLAVTGLTDQLLHRRRKA; translated from the coding sequence ATGATACGCGGCTTTGCCATCTTACTCGGTTTTCAATACCTCGGCGAGGTGACCGCCACCGTACTGGACCTGCCCCTGCCAGGCAGCGTCATCGGCATGGTGTTGTTACTGTTCGCCCTGCGCCTGGAGATCATCCAGCTCGAATGGGTACGCGTTGCGGCCCAACTGCTGCTCGACAACCTGTCGATGCTGTTTATTCCCGCCGGCGTCGGCGTCATGGTCTACGCGGAACTGATCCAACAGCAATGGCTGCCCCTGACTCTGGCCACCACAATCAGTACACTGGTGGTGCTGGCCGTTACTGGCCTGACCGATCAACTACTGCACCGGCGGAGGAAAGCATGA
- the tatC gene encoding twin-arginine translocase subunit TatC, translated as MANEQVHAKKTGFADYLSHFDELRQRLIVSALAWLVCFAVCYSQAGQLFAFLSTPLHNALPTGSQLVFIHATEPFFTYLKVSALAGALLALPIFLWQAWSFISPALYHGEKRLALPFVLASCLCFGSGCYFGFTLIFPQVFIFLISFGTNLGDINAMLSMAGYLTLCCRLLFAFGVVFELPIFMIFLSCLGVIDHHTLRRYRKYALLCGFVVGALLTPPDIFSQTAIALPFVVLYEVGIWGAWIFGAKEQSETSSQLS; from the coding sequence ATGGCGAATGAACAGGTTCATGCAAAGAAAACTGGTTTTGCCGATTATCTCAGTCACTTCGACGAGCTGCGCCAGCGGCTGATTGTTTCAGCCCTGGCTTGGCTGGTGTGTTTCGCGGTGTGCTATAGTCAGGCAGGGCAACTGTTTGCATTCCTGTCCACGCCGCTGCACAATGCCCTACCCACGGGCAGTCAGCTGGTATTTATCCACGCAACAGAACCGTTCTTTACCTATTTGAAGGTTAGTGCTCTGGCAGGGGCACTTCTGGCATTGCCGATATTTTTATGGCAGGCATGGTCCTTTATCTCTCCAGCACTCTACCATGGAGAAAAACGTCTTGCATTGCCCTTCGTCCTGGCAAGTTGTCTCTGTTTTGGAAGCGGTTGTTATTTCGGCTTTACGCTTATTTTTCCACAAGTTTTCATCTTTCTGATCTCGTTCGGCACAAACCTTGGTGATATTAATGCCATGCTTTCTATGGCCGGATATCTTACTCTTTGCTGTCGCTTACTTTTCGCATTTGGAGTGGTCTTTGAACTGCCGATCTTCATGATTTTTCTGTCATGCCTCGGCGTCATCGATCACCATACGTTACGTCGTTATCGGAAATATGCCCTTCTTTGTGGCTTTGTTGTTGGTGCCTTACTCACCCCACCGGATATCTTTTCCCAGACAGCCATTGCATTGCCTTTTGTCGTACTTTATGAAGTTGGTATCTGGGGGGCCTGGATATTTGGGGCAAAAGAGCAAAGCGAAACGTCATCACAACTTTCGTAG
- a CDS encoding twin-arginine translocase TatA/TatE family subunit: MFGIGLPELMMILILALVVMGPKKMPAIAKALGRGLNEFRHATQEIKNSIEIDMSDHDQDKRS, translated from the coding sequence ATGTTTGGAATCGGCCTGCCTGAATTAATGATGATTTTAATCCTTGCCCTGGTGGTTATGGGACCAAAAAAAATGCCCGCGATTGCCAAAGCATTGGGGCGTGGACTCAACGAGTTTCGCCATGCAACTCAAGAAATAAAAAATTCTATTGAAATCGACATGTCAGACCATGATCAAGACAAGCGTTCATAA
- a CDS encoding twin-arginine translocase TatA/TatE family subunit — protein MFGLGMQELLIILAIVIVLFGAKKLPQLGSSLAKGITNFKGGLKEENANDQQIDQTEA, from the coding sequence ATGTTTGGATTAGGAATGCAAGAACTGTTGATCATTCTCGCTATTGTCATTGTTTTATTCGGCGCGAAAAAGCTTCCTCAGCTTGGCAGTTCATTGGCCAAAGGGATTACCAACTTCAAAGGAGGGCTCAAGGAAGAAAACGCCAATGACCAGCAGATCGACCAGACAGAAGCATGA
- a CDS encoding cytochrome c3 family protein → MKVTIQGFMLVLLLMLLANTSMAADSLTQFDGIKGRSYHAEFYEEKACDSCHLNKSPLSLPEDDACLACHDLEELVKTTARPEDEKWQNPHNNMHYGKDVPCMECHGEHSSRKPMCAGCHSFNYPNFQK, encoded by the coding sequence ATGAAAGTTACAATTCAAGGGTTTATGTTGGTGCTGCTGTTGATGTTGTTGGCAAATACCAGCATGGCCGCAGATAGCCTTACTCAGTTCGATGGTATTAAAGGTCGTAGTTATCACGCCGAATTCTATGAGGAAAAGGCGTGTGATTCTTGCCACTTAAACAAAAGCCCTCTGAGCTTACCTGAGGATGACGCCTGTCTGGCCTGCCATGACCTTGAAGAACTGGTCAAGACAACGGCCCGCCCCGAAGACGAAAAATGGCAAAATCCGCACAATAATATGCACTACGGAAAAGATGTTCCCTGCATGGAATGTCACGGTGAGCATAGTTCGAGAAAACCGATGTGCGCTGGTTGTCATTCGTTTAACTACCCCAACTTTCAAAAGTAG
- a CDS encoding flavocytochrome c: MKDSKGHQADRRKFLIGMGVAGAAVTLAGPALATTSCKSDVRWDQEHEVVIIGSGFAGLAAAIQAKRLGAKDVVIYDKMPVLGGNSAFNGGLFAVPNSPLQKKEGVTDSPEIMTKDQLKAGRGVADKELLKHVATRAKEALQMTLDAGSEYFPYLQQLGGHSVPRTYQTTVACGAGITQPLIKECRRLGVRLVTRAKFDSLIFDDKGKVAGAKIFEGYYFGRGKEGSAINVRSQRGVLIATGGFARNVGLRSAQDPTLTEEVGSTNLPHATGEALLELFDVGAVPVHMAYIQTGPWASPDEDGFGYVSNYSIYNFAHSISVYPKTGRRFMNEIADRKTRADAELTCRDDDGKPLPPVTITSYEHAKEHPTMKKVLKYGVGWKFDTLEELAAHFNIPLAPLKKQIDEYNGYVKAGVDKQFGKPMKKAKGKYLKAPFVTVRNWPKVHYCQGGAKIDLKARVIDSTTWKPIPGLYAAGEVAGGMHGVSRLGSCSIPDCMVMGMTAAETMMKG, from the coding sequence ATGAAGGACTCAAAAGGACATCAGGCGGATCGCCGCAAATTCCTGATTGGCATGGGGGTCGCTGGCGCGGCTGTGACCCTGGCCGGTCCCGCTCTTGCCACCACGTCCTGCAAAAGTGATGTACGCTGGGATCAAGAGCATGAGGTTGTGATTATCGGTTCAGGTTTTGCCGGACTCGCAGCGGCCATTCAGGCAAAACGTCTTGGAGCCAAAGACGTGGTAATCTATGACAAAATGCCTGTTTTGGGTGGCAACTCCGCCTTTAACGGTGGTTTGTTTGCGGTTCCAAACTCACCTTTGCAAAAAAAAGAGGGGGTAACCGATTCTCCCGAAATCATGACCAAAGACCAGCTCAAGGCCGGTCGCGGTGTTGCCGATAAAGAGTTGCTGAAACATGTCGCCACACGCGCCAAAGAAGCCTTGCAGATGACGTTGGACGCTGGTTCGGAGTATTTCCCTTATCTGCAACAACTCGGTGGACACTCTGTCCCTCGTACCTACCAGACGACCGTTGCTTGTGGCGCCGGAATCACCCAGCCATTAATTAAAGAATGTCGCCGCCTTGGCGTCCGACTGGTGACTCGAGCCAAGTTCGACAGCCTGATCTTTGACGACAAAGGCAAGGTTGCCGGCGCAAAAATATTTGAAGGATATTATTTCGGTCGCGGTAAAGAGGGATCAGCAATCAACGTTCGCTCACAGCGCGGGGTTTTGATCGCCACAGGTGGTTTTGCACGCAACGTCGGGCTGCGCAGTGCCCAGGATCCGACATTGACGGAGGAAGTTGGTTCCACCAACCTGCCCCACGCCACGGGTGAGGCGCTTCTGGAGTTGTTTGATGTCGGCGCTGTTCCAGTTCACATGGCCTACATCCAGACCGGACCATGGGCTTCTCCTGATGAAGATGGTTTCGGCTATGTCTCCAACTACTCCATCTACAACTTTGCTCATTCTATTTCCGTTTACCCGAAAACCGGACGTCGGTTCATGAATGAAATTGCCGACCGGAAAACCCGTGCCGATGCTGAGCTTACCTGCCGGGATGATGATGGAAAACCGCTTCCACCAGTCACCATCACCAGCTATGAACACGCTAAAGAACACCCAACAATGAAAAAAGTGCTCAAATATGGCGTCGGCTGGAAGTTCGATACTCTGGAAGAATTGGCCGCTCATTTCAACATTCCTCTTGCGCCATTGAAAAAGCAAATTGATGAATACAATGGTTATGTCAAGGCAGGTGTCGACAAGCAGTTTGGCAAGCCGATGAAAAAAGCCAAAGGGAAATACCTTAAAGCACCCTTTGTCACCGTACGTAACTGGCCAAAAGTTCACTATTGCCAGGGTGGCGCTAAAATCGATCTTAAAGCGCGAGTCATCGATTCCACAACATGGAAACCCATTCCCGGTCTGTATGCAGCGGGTGAGGTTGCTGGGGGCATGCATGGCGTCAGCCGCTTAGGCAGCTGTTCCATTCCGGACTGCATGGTTATGGGAATGACTGCGGCTGAAACCATGATGAAGGGTTAG
- a CDS encoding flavocytochrome c codes for MTDSGPDRCNSMTYDDQPWDQEYDVVVIGSGFAGLAAAIEAAQTGARTVVLEKMRIPGGNSAISGGLIAVAGSPLQHHKGIEDSPELMFNDMLKAGMGLNHPELARLVAEQSGDVLRWTIEKLGVEYQDSLNHLGGHSVPRTYITATSTGSGIIQPLLAECHKMAIPVQMKSQLTRLITDQRGHIQGVEIRDNYLFPNSDSGNVQRLRAHRGVVLATGGFSRDILLRTSQDPRLGENIDSTNHVGATGEGLSSALQVGAIPVHLSWIQLGPWASLDEKGWGVGSMFTLLAGFPYGIMVDSSSGKRFVNELSDRKLRTDAMLMKNITPVAIVDSEGVKNASTLDKCLKRGVVKKFNSLEELAAFYTIPLPQLHQTLERYNLSLSHGRDIEFGKPLVKDLKPIAKPPFYAIRLLPKVHHCMGGIQINSHAQVLSIHDHQPIPGLFAAGEVTGGIHGASRLGSNAIVDCLVFGRIAGKNAGAARSDAAMKPC; via the coding sequence ATGACTGACTCTGGCCCAGATCGGTGTAACTCCATGACATATGATGATCAGCCGTGGGATCAGGAATACGATGTTGTCGTTATCGGTTCCGGTTTTGCCGGTTTGGCGGCTGCGATCGAGGCCGCCCAGACCGGAGCACGTACCGTGGTACTCGAAAAAATGCGTATCCCAGGTGGGAACTCTGCAATCAGCGGTGGCCTGATTGCTGTAGCCGGTTCCCCTTTGCAGCACCATAAAGGGATAGAAGACAGCCCTGAACTGATGTTTAACGATATGCTCAAAGCAGGAATGGGTTTAAATCACCCTGAATTGGCCCGCTTGGTTGCGGAACAATCCGGTGACGTGCTGCGTTGGACCATTGAAAAATTAGGTGTTGAGTACCAGGACAGTTTGAACCACCTTGGCGGACATAGTGTCCCTCGAACGTACATTACCGCGACCAGCACGGGTTCGGGAATTATCCAACCATTACTCGCCGAGTGCCATAAGATGGCGATTCCGGTACAGATGAAATCACAACTCACGCGCCTGATCACCGATCAGCGCGGCCACATTCAAGGCGTTGAAATACGCGATAATTATCTGTTTCCCAACAGCGATTCAGGGAACGTACAACGACTCCGTGCTCATCGAGGGGTCGTTCTCGCCACCGGCGGTTTCAGTCGCGATATCCTTTTGCGCACAAGTCAAGACCCACGGCTGGGAGAAAATATCGATAGCACCAATCACGTCGGTGCTACCGGCGAAGGCTTGAGCAGTGCGCTACAGGTCGGTGCCATCCCCGTCCACTTGTCATGGATACAACTTGGCCCCTGGGCTTCACTTGATGAAAAAGGCTGGGGTGTCGGTTCAATGTTCACGCTGCTGGCAGGGTTTCCGTACGGAATCATGGTCGACTCCAGCAGCGGTAAACGTTTTGTCAACGAACTGTCCGACCGAAAACTTCGCACCGATGCCATGTTGATGAAAAACATTACACCTGTCGCAATCGTTGACAGCGAAGGGGTCAAAAATGCCAGCACCCTCGATAAATGCCTGAAGCGCGGAGTCGTTAAAAAATTCAACTCCCTTGAGGAGTTAGCGGCATTTTATACGATTCCACTACCACAGCTGCATCAGACTCTGGAACGTTATAACTTATCTTTATCCCATGGCCGTGACATCGAATTTGGAAAGCCGTTGGTGAAGGACCTTAAGCCGATTGCAAAACCTCCTTTTTACGCAATCCGACTTTTGCCGAAAGTGCATCATTGTATGGGCGGGATTCAGATCAACAGCCATGCCCAAGTGCTTTCAATCCACGACCACCAGCCTATTCCCGGCCTTTTTGCGGCGGGTGAAGTGACCGGTGGCATTCACGGCGCCAGTCGGCTCGGCAGCAATGCGATTGTCGATTGTCTGGTGTTCGGTCGTATTGCAGGAAAAAACGCCGGGGCTGCACGCAGTGACGCTGCCATGAAACCGTGTTGA